A stretch of Anaeromyxobacter dehalogenans 2CP-1 DNA encodes these proteins:
- a CDS encoding DUF2795 domain-containing protein encodes MGERPERSPSAILSEVEYPITRDELSSAAAEAGAPADAINFLRSLPDRTYTSPSDVLREFGEGSARFGMHRTDVRHREDLGKEAVETGANPTRHP; translated from the coding sequence GTGGGAGAGCGTCCGGAGCGGAGCCCCTCGGCGATCCTGTCCGAGGTCGAGTACCCGATCACGCGCGACGAGCTGTCGTCCGCGGCGGCCGAGGCCGGCGCGCCGGCGGACGCCATCAACTTCCTCCGGTCGCTGCCCGACCGGACGTACACGAGCCCATCGGACGTGCTCCGGGAGTTCGGCGAGGGGAGCGCGCGCTTCGGGATGCACCGGACGGACGTGCGGCACCGGGAGGATCTCGGGAAGGAAGCGGTGGAGACGGGGGCGAATCCGACGAGGCATCCGTAG
- a CDS encoding PD-(D/E)XK nuclease family protein — MPVLCLVPTPLAAARAARRLCDAQGGLLFGPSVSTLERLVPGMLAAAGDRRAVLPPLAERLLAAGAGADAGGPFAGMQASSGLAGALAAAIAELRRAEVTAADARATADEGGLPGAAAARLRALADALAAYEARLDGLGALDRAGAARTAAGAAARGAASAETAGLDLLLLDGHVALAPAEWDLFAALMARARRTRVHLPYFPERPDLCAPAEPLLRRLEALHEVAARRDVEVVLPHVDGADRAVRPSALLAAFAGGPGAGRAAGPEGQVLALPGAGEAGEAEAVAEAVERLLASGLAPEDVAVVSPAPRRAGPALARALAARGLPFASGRGPALAEVPLARWVREALAAAGDLGRAAAERLLASGWLAAPGGGAVGPVLDRAGALDGRGSPGAALRRRLAALGGAAGRERAAVARAAGAVEALEAAIRPLASPGTARAHAARLSAFLDASGVRRRAARGPRAEVARDLAALAGLEEAAEAVVRASALLGEAGAALAPAAFLERLGLAVDQAALPPGPEAAAGAVELSGLDEAPGLSARAVVVTGARHGAFPAAPPPEPLLRDPERLALNRRLRRAALPPTGARRAEATYRAFAALAAGREAVAITWAAPGPGGDGGPVAPLAAEALVAAGAEVAGAAVAPEPPLSRARTVRAALRAAARAGDAGAAALAGTVLAPRAADALRRGAIESARRDAVLARRPAPFAGQVEAPALAALAAALPEEWAPTRLEGFARCPFRGFLAQVLRLPDRAAADLDIDPRDEGSLLHAVLERFVRGRMERRAWPPDGGEADLAEMRAAAAEAFARFEREGRTGDPAAWAARREAVLARLDRVVRAEARDHGGLAPAAVELRFGRGGLLPALELAWDGERVRLEGRVDRIDAGPGRLLVVDYKNARNGDAYADGLDPEAFGDAAFQIPAYLMAAARAFPGRPRLEATYALLRRAERLEPVALDADAPLIAAQPAPPPPGGPEAPRPFAAAVVERVRQIRAGAFAIASRGCDGCPFGAVCRFQGTAALAERVGGAAGKGASP; from the coding sequence GTGCCCGTCCTCTGCCTGGTCCCCACGCCGCTCGCGGCGGCCCGTGCCGCACGCCGGCTGTGCGACGCGCAGGGCGGGCTCCTGTTCGGACCCTCGGTCTCCACGCTGGAGCGGCTGGTGCCGGGCATGCTCGCCGCCGCGGGCGACCGCCGCGCGGTGCTGCCGCCGCTCGCCGAGCGGTTGCTCGCGGCGGGGGCGGGGGCGGACGCGGGCGGTCCGTTCGCCGGGATGCAGGCCTCGAGCGGCCTCGCCGGCGCGCTCGCGGCGGCCATCGCGGAGCTCCGGCGCGCCGAGGTGACCGCGGCCGACGCGCGCGCCACCGCCGACGAGGGCGGCCTGCCCGGCGCGGCCGCGGCCCGGCTCCGCGCGCTCGCGGACGCGCTGGCCGCCTACGAGGCGCGGCTCGACGGCCTCGGGGCCCTCGATCGCGCCGGGGCGGCGCGCACCGCCGCGGGGGCTGCCGCGCGCGGGGCCGCCTCGGCCGAGACCGCCGGCCTCGACCTGCTCCTGCTCGACGGCCACGTCGCGCTCGCCCCGGCGGAGTGGGACCTGTTCGCCGCGCTCATGGCGCGCGCCCGGCGGACCCGCGTCCACCTGCCGTACTTCCCGGAGCGGCCCGACCTGTGCGCGCCCGCGGAGCCGCTGCTCCGGCGGCTCGAGGCGCTGCACGAGGTGGCCGCCCGCCGCGACGTGGAGGTGGTCCTCCCGCACGTGGACGGCGCCGATCGCGCCGTGCGGCCCTCGGCGCTGCTGGCCGCGTTCGCCGGCGGGCCGGGGGCCGGGCGGGCCGCCGGGCCGGAGGGCCAGGTGCTGGCGCTCCCGGGCGCGGGCGAGGCGGGGGAGGCCGAGGCCGTCGCGGAGGCGGTGGAGCGGCTCCTCGCGAGCGGGCTCGCGCCGGAGGACGTGGCGGTGGTCTCGCCGGCGCCGCGCCGGGCCGGTCCCGCGCTCGCGCGCGCGCTCGCCGCGCGCGGCCTCCCCTTCGCCTCCGGGCGCGGCCCGGCGCTCGCCGAGGTGCCGCTGGCGCGCTGGGTCCGCGAGGCGCTCGCGGCGGCCGGGGACCTGGGTCGCGCGGCCGCCGAGCGGCTGCTCGCGAGCGGCTGGCTCGCGGCGCCCGGCGGCGGCGCGGTCGGGCCGGTCCTGGACCGCGCCGGCGCGCTCGACGGCCGGGGATCGCCGGGGGCGGCGCTGCGGCGCCGGCTGGCGGCGCTCGGGGGCGCCGCCGGTCGCGAGCGCGCCGCGGTGGCGCGCGCCGCCGGGGCGGTCGAGGCGCTGGAGGCCGCGATCCGCCCGCTCGCGTCCCCCGGCACGGCCCGCGCCCACGCCGCGCGGCTGTCCGCGTTCCTCGACGCGTCCGGCGTCCGGCGGCGCGCCGCGCGCGGCCCGCGCGCCGAGGTAGCGCGCGATCTGGCCGCGCTCGCCGGCCTGGAGGAGGCGGCGGAGGCGGTGGTGCGCGCGTCCGCGCTGCTCGGCGAGGCCGGCGCGGCGCTGGCGCCGGCGGCGTTCCTGGAGCGCCTCGGGCTGGCCGTCGACCAGGCCGCGCTGCCGCCCGGCCCGGAGGCGGCGGCCGGCGCCGTCGAGCTGTCCGGCCTGGACGAGGCGCCCGGCCTGTCGGCCCGGGCGGTCGTGGTCACCGGCGCCCGCCACGGCGCCTTCCCCGCCGCACCGCCGCCCGAGCCGCTCCTGCGCGATCCCGAGCGGCTGGCGCTGAACCGCCGGCTGCGCCGCGCCGCCCTCCCGCCCACCGGCGCGCGGCGCGCCGAGGCGACCTACCGCGCCTTCGCGGCGCTCGCGGCGGGCCGCGAGGCGGTCGCGATCACCTGGGCGGCCCCCGGCCCGGGCGGCGACGGCGGTCCGGTCGCGCCGCTCGCGGCCGAGGCGCTGGTCGCCGCCGGCGCGGAGGTCGCCGGCGCGGCGGTCGCGCCGGAGCCGCCGCTCTCTCGGGCGCGCACGGTCCGCGCGGCGCTGCGGGCCGCGGCGCGCGCCGGGGACGCCGGCGCGGCGGCGCTGGCCGGCACCGTGCTCGCGCCGCGCGCGGCGGACGCGCTCCGGCGCGGCGCCATCGAGTCGGCCCGGCGCGACGCGGTGCTGGCGCGGCGGCCGGCGCCGTTCGCGGGGCAGGTGGAGGCGCCCGCGCTCGCCGCGCTCGCGGCCGCGCTCCCGGAGGAGTGGGCGCCCACGCGGCTCGAGGGCTTCGCGCGCTGCCCGTTCCGCGGCTTCCTGGCCCAGGTGCTGCGGCTCCCGGACCGCGCCGCCGCCGACCTCGACATCGACCCGCGCGACGAGGGCAGCCTGCTGCACGCGGTGCTGGAGCGCTTCGTGCGCGGCCGGATGGAGCGGCGCGCCTGGCCGCCCGACGGCGGCGAGGCCGACCTGGCGGAGATGCGGGCCGCGGCGGCCGAGGCGTTCGCGCGGTTCGAGCGCGAGGGGCGGACTGGCGATCCCGCCGCCTGGGCGGCGCGGCGCGAGGCGGTGCTGGCGCGGCTCGATCGCGTGGTGCGCGCCGAGGCGCGCGACCACGGCGGCCTCGCGCCCGCGGCGGTGGAGCTGCGCTTCGGCCGCGGCGGCCTGCTGCCGGCGCTGGAGCTGGCGTGGGACGGCGAGCGGGTCCGGCTGGAGGGGCGGGTGGACCGGATCGACGCCGGCCCGGGGCGCCTGCTGGTCGTCGACTACAAGAACGCGCGGAACGGCGACGCGTACGCGGACGGGCTCGACCCGGAGGCGTTCGGCGACGCGGCGTTCCAGATCCCCGCCTACCTGATGGCGGCGGCGCGCGCGTTCCCGGGGCGGCCGCGGCTGGAGGCCACCTACGCGCTGCTCCGCCGCGCCGAGCGGCTGGAGCCGGTCGCGCTCGACGCGGACGCCCCGCTGATCGCGGCCCAGCCCGCGCCGCCACCGCCGGGCGGGCCGGAGGCGCCGCGCCCGTTCGCGGCGGCGGTGGTGGAGCGGGTCCGGCAGATCCGGGCCGGCGCGTTCGCCATCGCCTCGCGCGGCTGCGATGGCTGCCCGTTCGGCGCCGTCTGCCGGTTCCAGGGCACCGCCGCGCTGGCGGAGCGGGTCGGCGGGGCCGCGGGGAAGGGCGCGTCGCCGTGA
- the thiS gene encoding sulfur carrier protein ThiS, with protein MQVRLNGELRDIPDGLTVAGLLAHLGVKAPRVAVEVNEAVVTKDRYEAHRIGPGDSVEIVAFVGGG; from the coding sequence ATGCAGGTGAGGCTCAACGGAGAGCTCCGCGACATCCCCGACGGACTGACCGTCGCCGGTCTCCTCGCGCACCTCGGCGTCAAGGCGCCGCGGGTGGCCGTCGAGGTCAACGAGGCGGTCGTCACCAAGGACCGCTACGAGGCCCACCGGATCGGTCCGGGCGACTCGGTCGAGATCGTCGCCTTCGTCGGAGGAGGGTAG
- a CDS encoding UvrD-helicase domain-containing protein — protein MSGKVTFGPAAQALFRLEAATAVSAGAGSGKTTALVELCVRLLEGSALGSPCEPRALAAITFTEKAAEELEERLRAAVTARARAAREADPGSPEARAWLERLHALDAMAVGTIHGFCGRLLREHAPEAGLDPEAAVLDEDRASAWIGASAQAAVVAALDAGRPAARALAAGLGAARGGLPALVGGLLRERATRGDGGPLALAPADEPAALAARARLDDAARALLGARAEASTAGARALVEAVGRAREALRPGDLDGALCADALARLGGLAEALRGRRVLKADGPALREAREALAAAWEALEPLAAGVLAAPQQAELARLVEDAEARYAARKASARAVDFDDLLLRARDLLRADPGVRAELRGRLRALLVDEYQDVNPVQQEVFELVAGPDGGPAGPVLVAVGDLKQSIYRFRGADVAVFARLIRRLGAGQGRVLHLSENHRSAPAVLELVNEVSARAFRPPPGEPPRDDELAFGEHDRLVATRPEALRPACEVLEDGAEGNAAERREREAEAIAARIRALVSGAAGVEVRERDGVTARRPRFGDVAILFRRLTQIAPYERALRAAGIPYRLARGGGFYQAPEVRDLGELLAALADPSDAVAWAALLRSPACAVSDGSLLLLARAGLGRLPWLAPAELAAEVDRAAAGAQPGAGVVAAGPGAGPPAAVAPRAIPADEWARLLRLLAAYRTLHALRDRVPVGELLSRAVEALDLDAALLAGPDGERRAVNLEKALALAARFGEDGGTPAELAAHLRAQAARPPREPEAELEAADAVSLLSVHQAKGLEWPVAFVPDLGARARADLRRALLDREGRLCVALFDPAREAFVETAALARARDDDRRSAAAESRRLLYVALTRARDLLVLSGEGSGAETWRGLVEAGLAERPDLARRIPVAEDAAAAAHAPPAPAPAAASTTEPLAPPPLAPPAPPAATRAAVTELAEYARCPRRHLLGRVLGIPEPRGAPGVPPGDDPGRATARGTLAHAMLAETDLGAPPLERRAQLAAAAARRGYDPASPGVRRILLEVARFAEAPGGRELALAAREGRLLREVPFLLRLGPGDGAPAVYLVGALDALVQERRGGGLTVVDYKYATPRAGAAERYRLQLLAYVLAAARAHPGARVRARLQFLRGDHRAVDVTPSARELERFEQDAPRLAAEARKGAEPSPAELGRDEARCRAEGCGYVPRCFPRRHGD, from the coding sequence GTGAGCGGCAAGGTGACGTTCGGCCCGGCCGCGCAGGCGCTGTTCCGCCTGGAGGCGGCGACGGCGGTCTCGGCCGGCGCCGGCTCGGGCAAGACCACCGCGCTGGTGGAGCTGTGCGTGCGGCTCCTGGAGGGCTCCGCGCTGGGCTCGCCCTGCGAGCCGCGCGCGCTCGCCGCCATCACCTTCACCGAGAAGGCGGCCGAGGAGCTGGAGGAGCGGCTCCGCGCGGCGGTGACGGCGCGCGCGCGCGCGGCGCGCGAGGCCGACCCGGGGTCGCCGGAGGCGCGCGCCTGGCTGGAGCGGCTGCACGCCCTCGACGCGATGGCGGTGGGAACCATCCACGGCTTCTGCGGCCGCCTGCTGCGCGAGCACGCCCCCGAGGCCGGGCTCGACCCGGAGGCGGCGGTGCTCGACGAGGACCGCGCGTCGGCGTGGATCGGCGCGTCGGCGCAGGCCGCGGTGGTGGCGGCGCTGGACGCCGGCCGCCCCGCGGCGCGGGCGCTCGCCGCCGGGCTCGGCGCGGCGCGCGGCGGCCTCCCGGCGCTGGTGGGCGGGCTCCTGCGCGAGCGCGCCACCCGCGGCGACGGCGGGCCGCTCGCGCTCGCCCCCGCCGACGAGCCGGCCGCGCTCGCCGCGCGCGCGCGGCTCGATGACGCCGCGCGTGCGCTGCTCGGCGCCCGGGCCGAGGCCTCGACCGCCGGGGCGCGGGCGCTGGTCGAGGCGGTGGGGCGCGCGCGCGAGGCGCTCCGGCCCGGCGACCTCGACGGCGCGCTCTGCGCGGACGCGCTGGCGCGGCTCGGCGGCCTCGCCGAGGCGCTGCGCGGCAGGCGCGTCCTCAAGGCGGACGGCCCGGCGCTGCGCGAGGCGCGGGAGGCGCTCGCGGCCGCGTGGGAGGCGCTGGAGCCGCTCGCGGCGGGCGTGCTGGCCGCGCCGCAGCAGGCCGAGCTGGCGCGGCTGGTGGAGGACGCGGAGGCGCGCTACGCCGCGCGCAAGGCCTCGGCGCGGGCGGTGGACTTCGACGACCTCCTGCTCCGCGCGCGCGACCTGCTCCGCGCGGACCCCGGGGTCCGGGCCGAGCTGCGCGGGCGGCTGCGCGCGCTGCTCGTGGACGAGTACCAGGACGTGAACCCGGTGCAGCAGGAGGTGTTCGAGCTCGTGGCCGGGCCGGACGGCGGGCCCGCCGGGCCGGTGCTGGTCGCCGTGGGCGACCTCAAGCAGTCCATCTACCGGTTCCGCGGCGCCGACGTGGCGGTGTTCGCGCGCCTCATCCGCCGCCTCGGCGCGGGGCAGGGGCGGGTGCTGCACCTCTCCGAGAACCACCGCTCCGCGCCGGCGGTGCTCGAGCTCGTGAACGAGGTCTCCGCCCGCGCGTTCCGCCCGCCGCCCGGCGAGCCGCCGCGCGACGACGAGCTCGCGTTCGGCGAGCACGACCGGCTGGTGGCCACCCGCCCCGAGGCGCTCCGGCCCGCGTGCGAGGTGCTGGAGGACGGCGCGGAGGGGAACGCCGCCGAGCGGCGCGAGCGCGAGGCCGAGGCCATCGCGGCGCGCATCCGGGCGCTCGTGTCCGGCGCCGCCGGGGTCGAGGTGCGGGAGCGCGACGGCGTCACCGCGCGGCGCCCGCGCTTCGGCGACGTCGCCATCCTGTTCCGGCGGCTCACGCAGATCGCGCCGTACGAGCGGGCGCTGCGCGCCGCCGGCATCCCGTATCGGCTGGCGCGCGGCGGCGGCTTTTACCAGGCGCCGGAGGTGCGGGATCTCGGCGAGCTGCTGGCGGCCCTCGCCGACCCGTCCGACGCGGTGGCCTGGGCGGCGCTGCTCCGGTCGCCGGCGTGCGCGGTGTCCGACGGGTCGCTGCTCCTGCTCGCCCGCGCCGGGCTCGGCCGGCTGCCCTGGCTCGCGCCGGCGGAGCTGGCCGCCGAGGTCGATCGCGCCGCCGCGGGCGCCCAGCCCGGCGCGGGCGTGGTCGCGGCCGGGCCGGGCGCGGGCCCGCCCGCAGCCGTCGCGCCGCGTGCGATCCCCGCGGACGAGTGGGCCCGCCTGCTCCGGCTGCTCGCCGCCTATCGCACGCTCCACGCGCTCCGCGACCGGGTGCCGGTCGGCGAGCTGCTCTCGCGCGCCGTGGAGGCGCTGGACCTCGACGCCGCGCTGCTCGCCGGCCCCGACGGCGAGCGCCGCGCCGTGAACCTCGAGAAGGCGCTCGCGCTCGCCGCGCGCTTCGGCGAGGACGGGGGTACGCCCGCCGAGCTGGCCGCGCACCTCCGGGCCCAGGCGGCGCGGCCGCCGCGCGAGCCCGAGGCCGAGCTGGAGGCCGCCGACGCGGTGTCGCTCCTGTCGGTGCACCAGGCGAAGGGGCTCGAGTGGCCGGTCGCGTTCGTGCCCGACCTGGGCGCGCGGGCCCGCGCCGACCTGCGGCGCGCGCTGCTCGATCGCGAGGGCAGGCTGTGCGTGGCGCTCTTCGACCCCGCCCGCGAGGCGTTCGTCGAGACCGCGGCGCTCGCCCGCGCGCGCGACGACGACCGGCGCTCCGCCGCCGCCGAGTCGCGGCGGCTGCTGTACGTGGCGCTCACCCGCGCCCGCGACCTGCTGGTGCTCTCCGGCGAGGGCTCCGGTGCGGAGACCTGGCGCGGGCTGGTGGAGGCCGGGCTGGCCGAGCGGCCCGACCTCGCCCGACGGATCCCCGTGGCCGAGGACGCCGCCGCCGCAGCCCACGCGCCGCCCGCGCCCGCGCCCGCCGCCGCATCGACCACGGAGCCCCTCGCCCCGCCCCCGCTCGCGCCCCCTGCGCCGCCCGCCGCCACGCGCGCCGCCGTCACCGAGCTCGCCGAGTACGCCCGCTGCCCGCGCCGCCACCTGCTCGGGCGCGTGCTCGGGATCCCCGAGCCGCGCGGCGCCCCCGGCGTCCCGCCCGGCGACGACCCCGGCCGCGCCACCGCCCGCGGCACGCTCGCGCACGCCATGCTGGCCGAGACCGATCTCGGCGCGCCGCCGCTCGAGCGCCGGGCCCAGCTCGCCGCCGCCGCCGCGCGGCGCGGTTACGACCCCGCCAGCCCCGGCGTGCGGCGGATCCTGCTCGAGGTGGCGCGGTTCGCCGAGGCGCCCGGCGGGCGCGAGCTCGCGCTCGCCGCGCGCGAGGGCCGGCTCCTGCGCGAGGTCCCGTTCCTGCTCCGCCTCGGCCCCGGCGACGGCGCGCCCGCGGTGTACCTCGTCGGCGCGCTCGACGCGCTGGTGCAGGAGCGGCGCGGCGGCGGGCTCACCGTGGTGGACTACAAGTACGCGACCCCGAGGGCCGGCGCCGCGGAGCGCTACCGGCTCCAGCTGCTCGCCTACGTGCTCGCCGCCGCCCGCGCCCACCCCGGCGCGCGCGTCCGCGCCCGGCTCCAGTTCCTGCGCGGCGACCACCGCGCCGTGGACGTGACCCCCAGCGCCCGGGAGCTGGAGCGCTTCGAGCAGGACGCGCCGCGCCTCGCCGCCGAGGCGCGCAAGGGCGCCGAGCCTTCCCCCGCCGAGCTCGGCCGCGACGAGGCCCGCTGCCGCGCCGAGGGCTGCGGTTACGTCCCGCGCTGCTTCCCGAGGCGGCACGGGGATTGA
- the dps gene encoding DNA starvation/stationary phase protection protein Dps, producing the protein MTTTTRTPTATPQPPRPRRDLFRSPSALAEPDRRRVADALVAALADGLDLQTQAKVAHWNVKGPGFAPLHALFEELATALARHSDDLAERAVTLGGRAAGTAREVAATSRVPELPAGAVRDLELVGLLADRVEAYLGSLRAAQALADEHGDPETVDLLTGVIAGVEKHGWFLRATLGE; encoded by the coding sequence ATGACGACCACGACCCGAACCCCGACCGCCACCCCCCAGCCCCCCCGCCCCCGCCGCGACCTGTTCCGCAGCCCCAGCGCGCTCGCCGAGCCCGACCGCCGCCGCGTCGCCGACGCGCTCGTCGCCGCCCTCGCCGACGGCCTCGACCTGCAGACGCAGGCGAAGGTCGCGCACTGGAACGTGAAGGGGCCCGGCTTCGCCCCGCTCCACGCGCTGTTCGAGGAGCTCGCCACCGCGCTCGCCCGCCACTCCGACGACCTCGCCGAGCGGGCCGTGACGCTGGGCGGCCGCGCCGCCGGGACCGCGCGCGAGGTCGCCGCGACGAGCCGCGTGCCCGAGCTGCCCGCGGGCGCCGTCCGCGACCTCGAGCTGGTCGGGCTGCTCGCCGACCGGGTGGAGGCGTACCTGGGCAGCCTCCGCGCCGCGCAGGCGCTCGCCGACGAGCACGGCGACCCCGAGACGGTGGACCTGCTCACCGGCGTCATCGCCGGCGTGGAGAAGCACGGCTGGTTCCTGCGCGCCACCCTCGGCGAGTGA
- a CDS encoding class I SAM-dependent methyltransferase, giving the protein MSGHGHHGDGGGHGHGAHGAGGHRHGQGHGDHAPGRDRHGNPEDLAAYLAKLEGADRAAWQKPDAVVEALRLPDGGVACDAGAGPGYFSLRMARAVGPRGRVYAIDVEPRMIALLRERARDAGVDNVHPLLSTDGAPALPPEPCDAILVVNTFHHFHDGAADLRRLASRLKPGGRLVNVDFQPGELPVGPPPDHKVSREDFLAAAHQAGLELAEEHAFLPYQYFLSLRRAG; this is encoded by the coding sequence ATGAGCGGACACGGACACCACGGCGACGGCGGCGGACACGGGCACGGAGCGCACGGCGCGGGCGGGCACCGGCACGGGCAGGGCCACGGCGATCACGCGCCGGGCCGGGACCGGCACGGGAACCCGGAGGATCTCGCCGCGTACCTCGCCAAGCTCGAGGGCGCGGACCGCGCCGCGTGGCAGAAGCCGGATGCGGTGGTGGAGGCGCTGCGGCTGCCGGACGGCGGCGTGGCGTGCGACGCGGGCGCCGGCCCCGGCTACTTCTCGCTGCGCATGGCGCGCGCGGTGGGGCCGCGCGGGCGCGTGTACGCCATCGACGTCGAGCCGCGGATGATCGCGCTGCTGCGCGAGCGGGCCCGCGACGCCGGCGTCGACAACGTGCACCCGCTCCTCTCCACCGACGGCGCGCCGGCCCTGCCGCCGGAGCCGTGCGACGCGATCCTCGTCGTCAACACGTTCCACCACTTCCACGACGGCGCCGCCGACCTGCGCCGGCTCGCCTCGCGCCTCAAGCCCGGGGGACGGCTGGTGAACGTGGACTTCCAGCCGGGCGAGCTCCCGGTCGGCCCGCCGCCGGACCACAAGGTGTCGCGCGAGGACTTCCTCGCCGCGGCGCACCAGGCCGGGCTGGAGCTGGCAGAGGAGCACGCGTTCCTGCCGTACCAGTACTTCCTGTCGCTGCGGCGCGCCGGCTGA
- the queD gene encoding 6-carboxytetrahydropterin synthase QueD: MGSPVYEISKDFVFSAAHQIRFHGGKCERLHGHNWRVRVHARASTLNRIGMVIDFADLQRLVAEVGSRFDHQNVNEVAPFDQENTTAELLARFFYQEMSRRLADLEGGRVTVSRVDVWENEGSLAVYREE; this comes from the coding sequence ATGGGCAGTCCCGTCTACGAGATCTCCAAGGACTTCGTCTTCAGCGCCGCGCACCAGATCCGCTTCCACGGCGGCAAGTGCGAGCGGCTGCACGGCCACAACTGGCGCGTCCGGGTGCACGCGCGCGCCTCGACGCTGAACCGCATCGGGATGGTGATCGACTTCGCCGACCTGCAGCGGCTGGTCGCCGAGGTCGGGTCCCGCTTCGATCACCAGAACGTCAACGAGGTGGCTCCGTTCGACCAGGAGAACACCACCGCCGAGCTCCTCGCCCGGTTCTTCTACCAGGAGATGTCCCGGCGCCTCGCCGATCTGGAGGGAGGGCGCGTGACGGTGTCGCGCGTGGACGTCTGGGAGAACGAGGGCTCGCTGGCGGTCTACCGCGAGGAGTGA
- a CDS encoding thiazole synthase → MADTWSIGAHAFTSRLLVGTGKYPDFPTMQRALAASGAEVVTVAVRRLDLSKKGEESLLAWIPKGMKLLPNTAACFTAEEAIRTARLGRELEMGDLVKLEVIGDRRTLFPDVEGLIQAAKVLVKEGFTVLPYTNDDPVTAKKLEDAGCAAVMPLGAPIGSGLGLRNPYNLRIIMETVQVPVLVDAGVGTASDAALAMELGAVAVLMNTAIAEAKDPVLMAEAMRAGVEGGRKAFLAGRIPMKLHAAASSPMSGLIGS, encoded by the coding sequence ATGGCGGACACCTGGAGCATCGGCGCGCACGCGTTCACCAGCCGCCTGCTGGTGGGCACGGGCAAGTACCCCGACTTCCCCACCATGCAGCGGGCGCTCGCCGCCTCGGGCGCGGAGGTCGTCACCGTCGCGGTCCGCCGGCTCGACCTGTCGAAGAAGGGCGAGGAGTCGCTGCTCGCCTGGATCCCGAAGGGCATGAAGCTCCTGCCCAACACCGCCGCCTGCTTCACCGCCGAGGAGGCCATCCGCACCGCAAGGCTCGGCCGCGAGCTGGAGATGGGCGATCTGGTGAAGCTGGAGGTGATCGGCGACCGCCGGACGCTGTTCCCCGACGTGGAGGGGCTGATCCAGGCGGCGAAGGTGCTGGTGAAGGAGGGCTTCACCGTCCTGCCGTACACGAACGACGACCCGGTCACCGCGAAGAAGCTCGAGGACGCGGGCTGCGCCGCGGTGATGCCGCTCGGGGCTCCCATCGGCTCCGGCCTCGGCCTCCGCAACCCGTACAACCTCCGCATCATCATGGAGACGGTGCAGGTGCCGGTGCTGGTGGACGCGGGCGTGGGCACGGCCAGCGACGCGGCGCTCGCGATGGAGCTGGGCGCGGTCGCGGTGCTCATGAACACCGCCATCGCCGAGGCGAAGGATCCGGTGCTCATGGCCGAGGCCATGCGCGCCGGCGTGGAGGGCGGCCGCAAGGCGTTCCTCGCCGGCCGGATCCCGATGAAGCTGCACGCCGCGGCGTCCTCGCCGATGAGCGGGCTCATCGGGAGCTGA
- a CDS encoding thiamine phosphate synthase: MEVPVVHLITDRRLASSLPARAAAALRGLPPGIAAIHLREKDLCGLDLLRLARALAAVCRDAGQRLLVNDRLDVALAAGADGVHLPSAGISPVDARRLLGPAALLGVSCHSEADVVRARAGGASFATFGPVYDTPSKRPYGAPVGVGALREAARLGLPLVALGGVDPSRVAEVRAAGARGVAAIRAWLTGDDPAGAVRALLGR; the protein is encoded by the coding sequence ATGGAGGTCCCCGTTGTCCACCTGATCACGGACCGTCGGCTCGCTTCCTCGCTGCCGGCGCGCGCCGCCGCCGCCCTGCGCGGGCTGCCCCCCGGGATCGCCGCGATCCACCTGCGAGAGAAGGACCTTTGCGGTCTGGATTTGCTCCGGCTCGCGCGCGCGCTCGCCGCGGTCTGCCGCGACGCGGGCCAGCGGCTGCTCGTGAACGATCGGCTGGACGTGGCGCTCGCAGCCGGGGCCGACGGCGTCCACCTCCCGTCCGCGGGCATCTCGCCGGTGGACGCGCGGCGGCTGCTCGGCCCCGCGGCCCTGCTGGGCGTCTCGTGCCACTCGGAGGCGGACGTGGTCCGCGCCCGCGCGGGCGGGGCGAGCTTCGCCACGTTCGGGCCCGTCTACGACACGCCCTCGAAGCGCCCCTACGGCGCGCCGGTGGGCGTCGGCGCGCTGCGCGAGGCGGCGCGGCTCGGGCTCCCGCTGGTCGCGCTCGGCGGGGTGGACCCCTCGCGCGTCGCCGAGGTGCGCGCCGCGGGCGCGCGCGGGGTCGCGGCCATCCGCGCCTGGCTCACCGGCGACGATCCCGCCGGCGCGGTGCGCGCGCTCCTCGGCCGCTGA